ttgtttttatatatagagAACAACACaggctatctctctctctgctttgtcATTCTGGGCTGTATTTATTGCTTTTGTCCTTCTATTGTTTTGCAAACGTCTTCTCTTGGGTcttgaaaagtaaaataaaataaaactagaTCTGTATTTGGAAGATTTTTACACACTGCATTCAAACCAATCTGTGACTTCTCCACGCACAATGCcatgtttcattttgtgtcGTCTACGGCCTCGGacagtttttccttttcccctcaCCGTTACATTCCACACAGTTTCTTCTCTGTTTTGTTCGGGACTAGACAGGAAGAAGGTTTCACAGAAGGCCCAGGTGTGAGACACGTCTGTGCTATTGGTTTCTTCGCCCCTTGTCTTTCTATATATATTCCCCCTCAAGTTAAGAGCAAATGGACTAAGAAATATAAGggcttttcagtttggtccCTAGTTTACACTGAACAATGTTCACAGTATCAAGGTAGAGATAGATTGACAACAACTTTATTGAccttaaatctttaaaatatgGCGTTGAGATAACAAGacaactgtttttgttttacagaggagaaacaaaacaacaacgcTGAAGATAAAAGTAGGATTTCATGTCATGTAAAAAAGAAGAGTCACATTAATGTAGACTGGTAGACTGACATGACtaaaagttaattaaaacaCTTAATACAGTTtccataaatacaaacaaactaaataaataaataaacccttACTTCTATTAAcataaatgctttttttttggtacaAACTATAACAGAAATTCAAAGGGAACTTGCCTAAATAAATATACCAATGCCACAGGTTAGGAGCAGAAAAGTAATTGAAAAGATGCTGGAATTGTCTCTTTGTTAAATATGGTGGTTCCGTAGGTGTTGACTCCTGTGCTTGCTTTAGGATAACAGATATGGGCTGAAAACACAGCTAGGGGATGTGATCAGGTCCTCTTTGAACATTTGGTCGTAgcaaaaacacatcacaaaatTGATTGGCTGAAAGAGAAGATCATAAAAAGCCAAATTTGGAAACTAATCCTAAAGGAATGGAAAGTGTAGAGGGGTTTACAGCATAGTGACAGACCAGTGCTGCGACTTCAGTTTCTCTCAGTAAGGCAGGCGGTCCATATATTCCCTCATTGTCCTCCTGCCAACCCCGACAGCTTCCCTGTGCAAAGGGACACAAGCTCACTGACAACGACCCTGACCTGGAACAATGTTCTTGTTGTTGCTGGTTGTGGCGCGCAGGCGAATCGAAGCCAGAGACACTGACATCATCATGTAAACATATTTAACAGCAAAAGACAAGAAGAGGTTTGTGCGAGGGCATGTTCATGTGAGTGTTTGTACATGAGCAAAAACCAGAGTCCCTCAAGACATCCCGCAGAGACAGACAACATAGCGCAAACgaggctcctctgctgctctgaggaTTCACTGGATTTTGTGTCGATAGATGTCTTTCAAAGCTCGGAGCTCCTCAATCAGagtcttgttttgattttccAGCACGGCCACGCGATTTTCGAGGCATTTGACGTACTCCTTCTTCTTTCGCCGACACTGCCGGGCGGCCTCCCTGGAAGCAACGACAACAGTAACCATGAAAAAAGGAGGCCATAAACCCCTGGGCTTTTCTCCAAGATACAACAGAGAATTCATTCTATCCTTGAGTCGGTTAAAGACGTCACATGACGAGACTTACGTAAAAGGATGTCATGATCCCCAAAAAGAAACAAGCCTATGATTTAGTAGTGAAGATCATAGTTAAATCATCAGGTGGGAGGATGGAGTacatgcaaaaaagaaaagtaggGGGCAGAAGCAGTGACACAATATTGTTTCCAGCAAACACAAGTCTGCAAGGTCTTAACAGTGGATCGTGACAGCAAACTCACTCACACTCCAAACACATGTTACAGAGCAGATAATAGGCAGGTAACGTGAGAATTAGCAGTTAGAGGCTGCGAATGGAACAGAATCATTGAGTTGAGTTGAATAATGACCGGTTGTGGATCTTATCATGACCATGCAATTATTGTCATCTACATGGTGTAAGAGTATTATGCCGTAGACACtgcagaagaggagacaggaaggagGGTATTTAGGCCCTTCCATAGGGTGTCTAAGTCAATACTGATATAAACATTTGAGACTTTcattaacaaaaataacaagCGATGGTCTCCTCAACGTGTTTTTGAAAGGACTGTGTAACCTGAGACAATAAAACCAGAAACAAcgcaggggcggatccagaggGAAGTGCGCAAGTTATCACTGCATTGAAATACATGACAGTGAACACAGTGATTTTACCATGTTCTGTCAGTAGTTTTTTGATAAACTAGTCATTTACTACAATTTTCTAAGCTTTTTTGAAGTAAACAATCTACTTCACAATCAACAAGGAataattttctaaatatatttaatgatatGGGTCTTTGCTCAAAGCCAAAGTACTAACAGTTAACAGGGAATGATTTGTATGTGCGCCTTGCTGATTCAGGAATTGTGCAgagatgttggacatataattggcccctctgtgttgGCCcaccctttatggcccctgatttggAAAAATCTTAGATCTGAGACAAACGCTCTTTACAAATTAAAGACAAGGGTTTCCTTAGTGAGCTGGAGCCGCTGGTCCAGTAGATGGATTCCCTGTTTGAAGTCTTTATGCTAAGTTAAGCTAATCAGCTGCTGGCTGTTCCGTCATCCTCCTTTTCCATCTCATCTCACGCTCAGCCAGAAACAAATAAGCTCATTTCCCACTATGATCAAAATGATGATTCTATGCTGCAATTTCATGTAATtggttttaattgaatttgaattggagactctaaattgacagTAAGTGGGCATGTGggagtgaatggttgtttgtgtgtgtatgttgtaaTGCTCTCTGGCGAACCTCAAGAAAGGATAAGAACTATAGATAAGGGATGGATGGAATATATTCATATGGGGGACACTATATTCATGAGTCACCATATCTAATATAGCTAATATTAACTGCTAATGTTACGATGCCTGACTTATCATGAGTGTGAACACTTCTCCTTACCTGTTCTTCATCAAGCGGTACTCCCTCTTTTTTACAGTGTCCTCTCCTGAGCTCTTGGAGCCATGAGCGCTGGCCCCTGCCCCCCCGTACGGGAGGTTGGAGCTGGGTATGTGCATCTGGCAGGCGGTGAAGTCACCTGTGGAGCCTGGGGGAAacatcacatcacacatcagATGACAGGGTAACTGGGTCTGTAAATCCATCACAAATATTGTGTGTAGAGTTCTTCCTATGTGACTACTGAACTAGGTGCAAACCAGTGATTTACTAATCTGGGTTGCAACGGTCAAACTAAACTGATGACTAAGTAAAAGAAATaagctgtaaataaattatattacaaTTGTAGGGGGCAAAACCTGATAATACTTTGTAAAATGACTCTATTTggtttatataaacacaaatagagAATGAAAAGCATCAGACGGTCAAAGCATGTGAGGACAAATAATTGGTTGATTTATAAGCTGTAAATTGGTCTCTAATCTTTTTGGTTGCAAAGTTTGAAGCACAACCCTACTGTATGATGTCACTGTCTGATTtcacagtgatgtcatgatAACGTCATTCCTGCCATAAAATCTATAAAAGCCTTTGGCTGTGTGCGTCTATAGTCCTGTGGGATGCAGACACTTTGCATGATGTCATTTCTGACATCATCAAGACTTTCTCATGACATCACTTGTCATATGACATAATTTAATGGGGAATCATTTTCAGATCCACATCAGCTTTAGatacttttcatttttactCATTAGTTTTTGGGGTTTTGTaactttgttattattaatgttacTTGCAGAGATATTATGAAAACTTTGGTTGTttcaagcgcacacacaca
The window above is part of the Platichthys flesus chromosome 21, fPlaFle2.1, whole genome shotgun sequence genome. Proteins encoded here:
- the LOC133933124 gene encoding cAMP-responsive element modulator-like isoform X1, whose product is MSGITRNYGNLQAMVHIQLHPYGTKTLQDMISRQTLQPLPGSTGDFTACQMHIPSSNLPYGGAGASAHGSKSSGEDTVKKREYRLMKNREAARQCRRKKKEYVKCLENRVAVLENQNKTLIEELRALKDIYRHKIQ
- the LOC133933124 gene encoding cAMP-responsive element modulator-like isoform X2; its protein translation is MISRQTLQPLPGSTGDFTACQMHIPSSNLPYGGAGASAHGSKSSGEDTVKKREYRLMKNREAARQCRRKKKEYVKCLENRVAVLENQNKTLIEELRALKDIYRHKIQ
- the LOC133933124 gene encoding cAMP-responsive element modulator-like isoform X3 — protein: MAVTGEETETGSTGDFTACQMHIPSSNLPYGGAGASAHGSKSSGEDTVKKREYRLMKNREAARQCRRKKKEYVKCLENRVAVLENQNKTLIEELRALKDIYRHKIQ